The segment GCATCTTACTCATCACAGCAGGGAAAAAGTTAACAATTTGGAGCATCTTATGAGGGCTGAACTGGAGATTTTGTCGCTCATAAACCAGTTACTGGCGAAACAGGCAACCAGTATTCCATCTCTGCATCATGGTCTTGGCAGTCATAACCTTGTGGGTAACGTTCAAGTTCAAATCCGTCTTCACCTCGATAATCAGACTGAGGTAACCAATGAAAAATAAACCACTCCAAGGTTTGAGCGAGGCCCGAAATCGGGCCTTTGTGTTTAATCACAGCGTAAGTTTGAGTGGGTATTATTAATTTCTCGATAAGGATCTCTGAACTAGGCAGCCTTTCAGTCACACCCGCTAAATAACGAAGGCGATGACCATTGGAGCTTGCTCCGGTAACGTCAACCACACCGGTGAGGGGATATTGTTTAACATCAGGAAAGCTCTCGTATAAACGAGCCCAAAGCTTAGGAACTTGCTGCGAAAAGTTGGGTTCCGGCGAGAATAGGCCGCGAATCTCCCCCATCACACCATAGCAATCAAAGTCGCTGGTTGTTTCGACTCTCACTTCAATCAGCTGTAGTGCAGTTTCTGTTTCTAGCAGGTTTTCCGTTGGCAGGGAGATTGGCGTCAACAAAGGTTTTCTCAACCCATATCGCTTACCTTGTTTTCGATATGAACGAGGACTTACACCAAAATGCTGTTTAAATGCACGGCTAAAACTCATTTCTGAATTGAAACCAAGCCCAATCGCGATATCTATAACGCGTTCAGAACCAGCTAATAACGATTCTGCGGCTGCACTCAGCTTAATTTCTCGAACATAGTGAGCAACGGATAATCCCGTTTCACTTTGAAACACTCGTTGCAACTGCCAGCGAGACCAACAACTTTGCTGCGCTAACTCTTCCAGACTGAATGCTCGCTCCATATTGGAGTGAATGTAGTTAAGCAGTTTGCAAACACGTTGAAAAGAGGCGCTGGAACGATTCATGACTTGCTACAAATGAGAAAACAGAGTGGCGCTATTGTCGCACAAAAATATCACTAATGATAATAATTATCATTTAATGATTATAAAAAAGGGCGTCAGCAAAAAAGAGTTCCATCTCTTCGCTTTAGCCCGTGGATTAAAGGTCAAATCTTTAAGTATTAATGTGCAGCGCTTGGATCAACCGCGTGCTTTGGTTTAGGGGCAAACCAGATAATGCATGCTGCGACAGCAAAAATAACAGCGATGACCATAAACAACTGATTGGTTGCCACCATGACACTTTGCTTTTGCAGTAGCCAGTCCATCGAAGAACGAACCTGCCCTATTCCCATGCCTGAACTTTGCATCGCTTGAGTCGCCACACCTGCTCTGTCGGTTAAACCTGCCAGCTCCGCATGGACATACCGAGTCTGGCGTTCCCATGAGGTATTGATCATCGACGTCGCAAATGCACCTGACAATGTACGAATGAAGTTCATTAAACCAGCAGCCGATTCCATCTCACTGGGTTTTACACATCCCAGAGCAATCGCCGTCAGCGGAACAAAGAACAACGGCATACCAATACCTTGCAGGAACATGGGATAACTGACTTGCTCAAAAGTCATATCTAAGCTGCCGAAGCTGCGTAAGAAGGTCCAAAGCCCTAACCACATTACCCCGGCAAACACGAACGGTCTTGGGTCAAACTTAGACGACAAGTTCGCAATAATTGGCGCAAGGAATACTGCCAGAACACCCATAGTTGCGGTGGCGTAACCGGATATGGTTGCGGTATACCCCATATAGATTTGTAGCCACAAGGGTGTAATAACCGAGATACTGAAGAACGCGCCAAAAGCGAGAGATAGCGTCAGCATACTCATACTGTATCCTCGATGGCGGAACACCTTCAGGTCAACGACAGGGTCACGCTCTGTCAGTTCCCAAATTAAGAAGGCGACAAAACCGATCGCAGCGATGACCGCCAAAATGACAATACGGCTTGATTCAAACCAATCGTGGTCTTTACCTTCATCCAGCATAATTTGCAGAGCGGCTACCCATACCACCAACAGTGCCAAACCCACTTTGTCGATTTTCGAACGTACTGTTTTGGTTTCAAACTGCTTGAGCAATTTCCAGCAAAGTATTGCGGCAACAATAGCGAAAGGAGTTTTGACAAAGAAGATGTAAGGCCAGCTAAATTGATCACACAAGACACCGCCCAAAATCGGCCCCATGATTGGTGCAACAAGTGTGGTCATACTCCATATGCCGATCGCAGCATGGCTCTTATTTTTGGGGAAGATCCGCATCATTAACGTTTGCGACAAAGGCATCAGCGGGCCACCGACTAAACCCAAAAATACACGGAAAGTGACCAGCATCGTCATACTGGTTGCCAACCCACAAAACACTGAGAACACACCAAACAGAGCGAAACAGGTTACAAATACGCGAATTGAACCAAAACGTCTTGATAGCCATCCGGTCAAAGGAACTGAAATCGCCTCCGCCACCGCATAAGAGGTAATCACATACGTGCCTTGACTGGTTGAAGTGCCTAAACTGCCCGCAATACTTGAAACAGAGACATTCGCAATGGTGGTATCCAGAATGGCAAGAAAGTTCGCCATTGCCAGACACAGAGCGCCGATGAACAGCGCTCCACCAGTCAAAGGTTTGATGTCATTGTCTAATGAATGACTCATGATTCACCTTAACCTTGTTCAGAGAGCTTAGATGCACGGTATTGAGCGATGGTTTGCTTGTTCACATCCGCTTTGGTATCAATCGTCACTTGCATTGATAAACCAACTTGCAGCGGGTGAGCCTGCAAATCTTCCGGATCGAGTTCAATACGAACGGGAAGACGTTGAACCACTTTAATCCAGTTACCTGTTGCGTTTTGCGCTGGAATCATTGAAAACGCTGAACCCGTTCCACCAGAAACACCCGCAACCACACCATGATAAGTGACCTCATCACCGTAAAGATCAGCGGTAATTGAGACTGGTAAGCCAATTTTCACTTCACTTAATTCAACTTCTTTAAAGTTGGCATCCACATAAATATTCTGCACCGGAACGACTGTCATTAAAGGCGTACCCATTTGCACTTGACGACCAACCTGAACTTGACGTTTTGCCACAATGCCGCTGATAGGAGCACGAATAACTGTACGTTCTAGATTGATTTGTGCCTGATGCAGACGCGCTTTTGCCGCCAACACTTCTGGGTTGTTTTCAACGGTTGTGTTGTCAGTCATTGCTGCATTTGCTTTTTGCGCACCAATGGTGGATAAGCGATTAGCTTGAGCCTGCGCTAAAAACGCTTTAGCTGCGTTTAAATTTGCCTGAGATTGCTCAAATGCCGTTCTTGCATTTGATAGCTCTTCACCAGACACAGAGCCTGAACGAACCAAGTCTTCGCGACGCGTTAAATCAATTTTCGCTCGTTCAAAGTCAGCTTTCGCTGCGTTTAACTGAGCCTTGGCGCGTGCTTCATTGGATTTTTGCGCAGCAACCTGAGCATTAAGACCTTCGTCATTCGCCAGATAACTACGTACTCGGCGCTCTGCTAAAGCCAAGTTTGCTTGCGCTTGGTCTACTGCAATTTGTGCGTCTGTATCTTCGATTTGTACCAGTACTTCACCTTTGTTGACGTACTGTGTATCCACTACATTCACGCTGGCAATAATGCCACCAATGGCAGGAGTCACTTCGGCTATTTCAGCTGCGGTGTATGCATTATCGGTAGAAATATAACGCGAACCCACTAAATACCAGTAAGCACCATAGCTGCCCCCTGCAATAACGATCGCCGCAGCTAACGCTAAGAACCCTTTTTTACGTGATTTGTTTGCACCAGACGCATCGAATTCTGCTGCGTCGTTTTGTGATGGATTTGAACTCATGAATAGAAACCTTTTAAAAATTAAGACTCTGTGGTTTGAAGGCTATCGTCTTTAAAACCGCCGCCTAAAGCGTGAATAAGAGCAAGATCAAGACTGAATGCGCGTGACTGTAAGTTCACCAACGCTCGTTGGTTATTGAGTAGCGACTCTTCAGCAACAAGCACATCTAGGTAAGTTGCCAAACCACCCTGATAGCGATTAGAAGCAATCTTCAATGCTTGTTCTGCCGCATCCACCGCTTCTTGCGTTTTCGCAATACGAGCATCAAGTGCTTGAGTGCTGGTCACAACGTCAGCCACTTCATGAAGAGCCTGAGTAAGAGTTGCGTTATAGCCACTTACGGCTTCTTCATATCGCGCTTCCGCTGAGGTGAGTTGTCCATCAAGACGACCACCCGTAAACAACGGCAAATACAGCGCTGGACCTATGCTGCCGGCATCATTTCCGCTCTCAAATAAATCATTGAGACCAAAAGCCTGATAACCAATAAATGCCGAAATACTGAGATCTGGGTAGTACATCGCTTCCGCAATACCGACTCGTTGTGCTGCTGCCTCTGCTCGCCAGCGAGCGGCTGTAATGTCTGCTCGATGCCCAAGCAAACCAACACCTGCTTCTTGCGGTAAACCGTAGCGAGCATCCAGCTGAATGCTTGGTTCAGAAATGGTCAAAGCTTTGTCCGGACCTTGCCCAACCAGCGCTGCAAGCGCATTTTTCTGCAACGCGATAGATTCGTTGATACCCAACATCTCAGCTTCAACGTTCGCAGCAATTGCTTTTGCTTGATTGACAGAACCCAGTGTTTCCAAGCCGTTTTCATAACGCTTAGTCAATAGCTCTAAAGTTTTATGGCGAATATCGAGCGCGGTTTCTACCGTATGCTTGTTCGCATACAAACGAGATAGCTCTGCATAGGCGTTTGATATCGCAGTTGCCAACATCAAACGTGCAGAAACAGCTTCTGCTTCAGCCGCAGCGAGTTCAGAAGTTGCCGCCGCAACCGAGGCACGATTCTTACCCCAAAAATCAAAATCGTACTGGAAGTTGAGGGTCAATGTTCCGTAGTCATTCCAACCGTGAGGTGGCGTTGCTGTCTGATATCGGTAGCTCACTTTTGTTTCAGAAGCACTAGCAGCTAATCCCACATTCACCGAGCGGCTTGCGCCTGCTTGCTGTGCAATGCCCTGTGCATTTTTCAGTCTGGCTTCAGCCATTTTTAAACTTGGCGCACCTTTAAAAGCGTCATTGATAAGTTGGTTTAACTGAGGATCTTGATAGCGATACCACCAATCCTGAGTTGGCCACGCCATATTTTTATCCGCAGTCAGACTTTGCTGAAACGCATAGTCGCTGGCTTGCGAAATTTCAGGCAAGTTTTCATTTTTCGAGACTGAGCAGCCCGCCAAAAGCGCTGCGCTGATCAGAGTTAAGGCAAAAAAAGGAACATTCTTATTTGTGTTTATGTTCCTTTGCATAGATTTTTTCACATTAGACAACCTTATAACTAAACCGTACGGTACAGTTATACTCTTGACAGAAAGATTCCGTCAAGCGAAACTTATCCACAATTTTCACTGGGGCTATTAAGAAACCATGCGAGTAAAAAGCGACGAAAAACGACAGGCCATCATAGACATTGCTAAGGAATGCTTTTCACAACAAGGCGTTAGCGGTACTTCTATGTCTCAACTAGCGAAACAGTTGGGAGGTTCTAAAGCCACTCTTTACAACTATTTCAGTTCGAAAGAAGAAATTTTCGCGGCGGTTATGCAATCTTCAGCGACAGAGCAAATTTCGAATTCCTTCCTTTCTTTGGATATAAATCGTGATGTTCGAACGTCGCTTTTGGAATTTGGTTACAATTTTCTGGACTCGATTTTAACCCCTGACGCTATCTCTATTTATCGCATGGCGGTAACCGAAGCCGATCGCTCAGATATAGGCCGTCATTTTTACAACAATGGCCCTAAAAAAGGCTGGAAACACTTGAGTGACTATATCGAACAACAGATTTCGAAAGGCGA is part of the Vibrio diazotrophicus genome and harbors:
- a CDS encoding AraC family transcriptional regulator, whose translation is MNRSSASFQRVCKLLNYIHSNMERAFSLEELAQQSCWSRWQLQRVFQSETGLSVAHYVREIKLSAAAESLLAGSERVIDIAIGLGFNSEMSFSRAFKQHFGVSPRSYRKQGKRYGLRKPLLTPISLPTENLLETETALQLIEVRVETTSDFDCYGVMGEIRGLFSPEPNFSQQVPKLWARLYESFPDVKQYPLTGVVDVTGASSNGHRLRYLAGVTERLPSSEILIEKLIIPTQTYAVIKHKGPISGLAQTLEWFIFHWLPQSDYRGEDGFELERYPQGYDCQDHDAEMEYWLPVSPVTGL
- the vceB gene encoding multidrug efflux MFS transporter permease subunit VceB, yielding MSHSLDNDIKPLTGGALFIGALCLAMANFLAILDTTIANVSVSSIAGSLGTSTSQGTYVITSYAVAEAISVPLTGWLSRRFGSIRVFVTCFALFGVFSVFCGLATSMTMLVTFRVFLGLVGGPLMPLSQTLMMRIFPKNKSHAAIGIWSMTTLVAPIMGPILGGVLCDQFSWPYIFFVKTPFAIVAAILCWKLLKQFETKTVRSKIDKVGLALLVVWVAALQIMLDEGKDHDWFESSRIVILAVIAAIGFVAFLIWELTERDPVVDLKVFRHRGYSMSMLTLSLAFGAFFSISVITPLWLQIYMGYTATISGYATATMGVLAVFLAPIIANLSSKFDPRPFVFAGVMWLGLWTFLRSFGSLDMTFEQVSYPMFLQGIGMPLFFVPLTAIALGCVKPSEMESAAGLMNFIRTLSGAFATSMINTSWERQTRYVHAELAGLTDRAGVATQAMQSSGMGIGQVRSSMDWLLQKQSVMVATNQLFMVIAVIFAVAACIIWFAPKPKHAVDPSAAH
- a CDS encoding HlyD family secretion protein; translation: MSSNPSQNDAAEFDASGANKSRKKGFLALAAAIVIAGGSYGAYWYLVGSRYISTDNAYTAAEIAEVTPAIGGIIASVNVVDTQYVNKGEVLVQIEDTDAQIAVDQAQANLALAERRVRSYLANDEGLNAQVAAQKSNEARAKAQLNAAKADFERAKIDLTRREDLVRSGSVSGEELSNARTAFEQSQANLNAAKAFLAQAQANRLSTIGAQKANAAMTDNTTVENNPEVLAAKARLHQAQINLERTVIRAPISGIVAKRQVQVGRQVQMGTPLMTVVPVQNIYVDANFKEVELSEVKIGLPVSITADLYGDEVTYHGVVAGVSGGTGSAFSMIPAQNATGNWIKVVQRLPVRIELDPEDLQAHPLQVGLSMQVTIDTKADVNKQTIAQYRASKLSEQG
- a CDS encoding efflux transporter outer membrane subunit; amino-acid sequence: MKKSMQRNINTNKNVPFFALTLISAALLAGCSVSKNENLPEISQASDYAFQQSLTADKNMAWPTQDWWYRYQDPQLNQLINDAFKGAPSLKMAEARLKNAQGIAQQAGASRSVNVGLAASASETKVSYRYQTATPPHGWNDYGTLTLNFQYDFDFWGKNRASVAAATSELAAAEAEAVSARLMLATAISNAYAELSRLYANKHTVETALDIRHKTLELLTKRYENGLETLGSVNQAKAIAANVEAEMLGINESIALQKNALAALVGQGPDKALTISEPSIQLDARYGLPQEAGVGLLGHRADITAARWRAEAAAQRVGIAEAMYYPDLSISAFIGYQAFGLNDLFESGNDAGSIGPALYLPLFTGGRLDGQLTSAEARYEEAVSGYNATLTQALHEVADVVTSTQALDARIAKTQEAVDAAEQALKIASNRYQGGLATYLDVLVAEESLLNNQRALVNLQSRAFSLDLALIHALGGGFKDDSLQTTES
- a CDS encoding TetR/AcrR family transcriptional regulator, which gives rise to MRVKSDEKRQAIIDIAKECFSQQGVSGTSMSQLAKQLGGSKATLYNYFSSKEEIFAAVMQSSATEQISNSFLSLDINRDVRTSLLEFGYNFLDSILTPDAISIYRMAVTEADRSDIGRHFYNNGPKKGWKHLSDYIEQQISKGELSQCNAWVAAMQFKALLSAEYVEQYAFAAIEKPSQKQIEATVEQAVNAFMKLYGKS